Proteins found in one Strigops habroptila isolate Jane chromosome W, bStrHab1.2.pri, whole genome shotgun sequence genomic segment:
- the LOC115619048 gene encoding iroquois-class homeodomain protein IRX-5-like isoform X2, whose amino-acid sequence MSYPQGYLYQPSASLALYSCPTYSTSVISGPRTDELGRSSLGSAFSPYAGSTAFTAPPSGYNSHLQYGADPTAAFTSYVGSPYDHTPGIAGSLEYHTYAAPLGSYPYGDPAYRKNATRDATATLKAWLNEHRKNPYPTKGEKIMLAIITKMTLTQVSTWFANARRRLKKENKMTWNPRNRSEDEEEEENMDLEKNDEDEIQKLEDKGDPGTPDAGEADPKAAPGCERLQESPSPREAEGGLSDSDCKEPAEERLDWPLLPPKAPGASLLGPCPAGRGPPPAGGEEPPLYRPPSAAAGPPHAADLHPLLSAAIGSSVIHSPQQSAIAKPKLWSLAEIATSADKAKENGGEPVPPGPAVLGGGGPSRSSPRPRSPAAQCLFPNGAVLPRPLYYTAPFYSGYTNYGSFGALHGHPAGGPAAAAPGAHFNGLNQTVLSRAESLAKDSKMIRSQSQVDLCKDSPYELKKGMSNI is encoded by the exons ATGTCGTATCCTCAGGGTTACTTGTACCAGCCGTCAGCATCCTTGGCTCTATACTCCTGCCCGACGTACAGCACCAGCGTGATCTCTGGACCGAGGACCGATGAACTTGGGAGATCTTCTTTGGGCTCCGCTTTTTCCCCTTATGCCGGATCTACCGCCTTTACCGCCCCTCCCTCGGGTTACAACTCCCACCTCCAGTACGGCGCCGACCCGACCGCCGCCTTCACTTCCTACGTG gGCTCGCCCTACGACCACACGCCTGGCATCGCCGGCTCCCTGGAGTACCACACGTACGCGGCGCCGCTCGGCTCCTACCCCTACGGGGACCCCGCGTACCGCAAGAACGCGACGCGGGACGCCACGGCCACCCTCAAGGCCTGGCTCAACGAGCACCGCAAAAACCCCTACCCCACTAAGGGCGAGAAGATCATGCTGGCCATCATCACCAAAATGACCCTCACCCAGGTCTCCACCTGGTTCGCCAACGCGCGGCGGCGGCTcaaaaaggagaacaaaatgaCCTGGAACCCGCGGAACCGCAGCGAGGacgaggaggaagaggagaataTGGACCTGGAGAAGAACGACGAGGACGAGATCCAGAAACTGGAGGACAAAGGGGACCCCGGGACGCCAGACGCAG GAGAGGCGGATCCCAAAGCAGCGCCAGGCTGCGAGCGCCTCCAGGAGTCCCCCAGCCCCCGGGAGGCCGAGGGCGGCCTCAGCGACTCGGATTGCAAAGAGCCGGCGGAGGAGCGGCTCGACTGGCCGCTCCTCCCCCCCAAAGCGCCCGGCGCTTCCCTGCTGGGGCCGTGCCCGGCGGGTCGCGGGCCGCCACCGGCGGGCGGCGAGGAGCCCCCGCTGTACCGCCcgccctccgccgccgccgggccgccGCACGCCGCCGACCTGCACCCGCTGCTGTCCGCCGCCATCGGCTCCTCCGTCATCCACTCGCCGCAGCAGTCGGCCATCGCCAAGCCCAAGCTCTGGTCCCTGGCCGAGATCGCCACCTCGGCGGACAAGGCGAAGGAGAACGGCGGCGAGCCGGTCCCCCCCggccctgctgtgctgggcggcggcggcccctcGCGCTCTTCTCCGCGGCCGCGCTCGCCGGCGGCGCAGTGCCTATTTCCCAACGGGGCGGTCCTGCCGCGGCCGCTCTACTACACGGCGCCCTTCTACTCCGGTTACACGAACTACGGCTCCTTCGGGGCCCTGCACGGGCACCCTGCcggcggccccgccgctgctGCCCCCGGCGCCCACTTCAATGGATTAAACCAGACTGtcctcagcagagctgagagtCTGGCTAAAGACTCTAAAATGATCAGGAGCCAGTCCCAGGTAGACCTTTGCAAGGACTCACCTTACGAACTGAAGAAAGGTATGTCCAACATTTAA
- the LOC115619048 gene encoding iroquois-class homeodomain protein IRX-5-like isoform X1, translating to MSYPQGYLYQPSASLALYSCPTYSTSVISGPRTDELGRSSLGSAFSPYAGSTAFTAPPSGYNSHLQYGADPTAAFTSYVGSPYDHTPGIAGSLEYHTYAAPLGSYPYGDPAYRKNATRDATATLKAWLNEHRKNPYPTKGEKIMLAIITKMTLTQVSTWFANARRRLKKENKMTWNPRNRSEDEEEEENMDLEKNDEDEIQKLEDKGDPGTPDAEADPKAAPGCERLQESPSPREAEGGLSDSDCKEPAEERLDWPLLPPKAPGASLLGPCPAGRGPPPAGGEEPPLYRPPSAAAGPPHAADLHPLLSAAIGSSVIHSPQQSAIAKPKLWSLAEIATSADKAKENGGEPVPPGPAVLGGGGPSRSSPRPRSPAAQCLFPNGAVLPRPLYYTAPFYSGYTNYGSFGALHGHPAGGPAAAAPGAHFNGLNQTVLSRAESLAKDSKMIRSQSQVDLCKDSPYELKKGMSNI from the exons ATGTCGTATCCTCAGGGTTACTTGTACCAGCCGTCAGCATCCTTGGCTCTATACTCCTGCCCGACGTACAGCACCAGCGTGATCTCTGGACCGAGGACCGATGAACTTGGGAGATCTTCTTTGGGCTCCGCTTTTTCCCCTTATGCCGGATCTACCGCCTTTACCGCCCCTCCCTCGGGTTACAACTCCCACCTCCAGTACGGCGCCGACCCGACCGCCGCCTTCACTTCCTACGTG gGCTCGCCCTACGACCACACGCCTGGCATCGCCGGCTCCCTGGAGTACCACACGTACGCGGCGCCGCTCGGCTCCTACCCCTACGGGGACCCCGCGTACCGCAAGAACGCGACGCGGGACGCCACGGCCACCCTCAAGGCCTGGCTCAACGAGCACCGCAAAAACCCCTACCCCACTAAGGGCGAGAAGATCATGCTGGCCATCATCACCAAAATGACCCTCACCCAGGTCTCCACCTGGTTCGCCAACGCGCGGCGGCGGCTcaaaaaggagaacaaaatgaCCTGGAACCCGCGGAACCGCAGCGAGGacgaggaggaagaggagaataTGGACCTGGAGAAGAACGACGAGGACGAGATCCAGAAACTGGAGGACAAAGGGGACCCCGGGACGCCAGACGCAG AGGCGGATCCCAAAGCAGCGCCAGGCTGCGAGCGCCTCCAGGAGTCCCCCAGCCCCCGGGAGGCCGAGGGCGGCCTCAGCGACTCGGATTGCAAAGAGCCGGCGGAGGAGCGGCTCGACTGGCCGCTCCTCCCCCCCAAAGCGCCCGGCGCTTCCCTGCTGGGGCCGTGCCCGGCGGGTCGCGGGCCGCCACCGGCGGGCGGCGAGGAGCCCCCGCTGTACCGCCcgccctccgccgccgccgggccgccGCACGCCGCCGACCTGCACCCGCTGCTGTCCGCCGCCATCGGCTCCTCCGTCATCCACTCGCCGCAGCAGTCGGCCATCGCCAAGCCCAAGCTCTGGTCCCTGGCCGAGATCGCCACCTCGGCGGACAAGGCGAAGGAGAACGGCGGCGAGCCGGTCCCCCCCggccctgctgtgctgggcggcggcggcccctcGCGCTCTTCTCCGCGGCCGCGCTCGCCGGCGGCGCAGTGCCTATTTCCCAACGGGGCGGTCCTGCCGCGGCCGCTCTACTACACGGCGCCCTTCTACTCCGGTTACACGAACTACGGCTCCTTCGGGGCCCTGCACGGGCACCCTGCcggcggccccgccgctgctGCCCCCGGCGCCCACTTCAATGGATTAAACCAGACTGtcctcagcagagctgagagtCTGGCTAAAGACTCTAAAATGATCAGGAGCCAGTCCCAGGTAGACCTTTGCAAGGACTCACCTTACGAACTGAAGAAAGGTATGTCCAACATTTAA